In a genomic window of Mycolicibacter heraklionensis:
- a CDS encoding proton-conducting transporter transmembrane domain-containing protein has translation MSTPAVSSPETSHHRALPATLSGAATAGIGAAGVGIGLAGVFGTVPAIRIDWLVPLLGVQLRIDPLGGFFMALTGAVAVAAGLYWIGYARHERYGAVPLLTLPLFVATLLAVPAAGSVTTFLLAWELMALTSLVLVLTDQQRSEVRSAALIYAVMTQLGFVSLLLGLVVLAAQAGDDFAGVGALPDPVRNTVFVLTLIGFGSKAGLLPLHAWLPRAHPEAPSPVSALLSAAMVNLGIYGIIRVDVQLLGPGPRWWGLTLLIAGGASALYGVLQASVATDLKRLLAYSTTENIGLITLALGAAMLLSGAGSRDAAAVAAVAALLHLLAHGAFKSLGFLAAGSVLVATGLRDLDRLGGLVRRMPGTTALFGVAALGAAGLPLGAGFVSEWLLIQSLMHARADHDLTITLVTPLAVGAIALTAGLGVAAMVKAFGIGFLARPRSDAAAEAREAPTTMLAGMTLAALACVVLAVAPGTVGPLLHRALETLPVSGAAPALGTYLRIPGLDASMSPGLLAVVLAAAVVVVLIGSRWRARARPSTATVPLWACGADELSARMQYTATSFAQPLQQVFDDVLHTDAAVEVTRQAPSSYYVDRIAYRARVADVVEDRWYAPLLQGVAAAAQLVRRAHTGSVHLYLAYGAVGVLIAMLVAR, from the coding sequence GTGAGCACGCCGGCGGTTTCCTCCCCCGAAACATCGCACCACCGAGCGCTTCCGGCGACCCTCAGCGGTGCCGCCACGGCCGGGATCGGTGCGGCCGGCGTCGGCATCGGCCTGGCCGGCGTGTTCGGCACGGTGCCCGCGATTCGCATCGACTGGCTGGTGCCGCTGCTGGGCGTGCAGCTGCGCATCGATCCGCTCGGCGGATTCTTCATGGCGCTGACCGGTGCGGTGGCCGTGGCCGCCGGCCTGTACTGGATCGGCTACGCACGCCACGAGCGATACGGCGCGGTCCCGCTGCTGACGCTGCCGCTGTTCGTCGCCACGCTGCTGGCGGTCCCCGCGGCAGGCTCGGTGACGACGTTCCTGCTCGCCTGGGAGCTGATGGCGCTGACGTCGCTGGTGTTGGTGCTCACCGATCAACAGCGCAGCGAGGTGCGTTCGGCCGCGCTGATCTACGCGGTGATGACCCAATTGGGCTTCGTGTCGCTGCTGCTGGGACTGGTGGTGCTGGCAGCCCAGGCCGGCGACGACTTCGCCGGTGTCGGTGCGTTGCCCGATCCCGTGCGCAACACCGTATTCGTGTTGACCCTGATCGGTTTCGGCTCCAAAGCCGGTCTGCTTCCGCTACACGCGTGGCTGCCCAGGGCGCACCCGGAGGCGCCCAGCCCGGTCTCGGCGTTGCTCAGCGCCGCCATGGTCAACCTGGGCATCTACGGGATCATCCGCGTCGACGTGCAGCTGCTCGGTCCCGGCCCGCGGTGGTGGGGTCTGACGCTGCTGATCGCCGGTGGCGCGTCGGCGCTGTACGGGGTGCTGCAGGCGTCGGTGGCAACCGACCTCAAACGCCTGCTTGCCTATTCGACGACGGAGAACATCGGGCTGATCACCCTGGCCCTGGGTGCGGCGATGCTGTTGTCGGGCGCGGGATCACGCGATGCCGCAGCCGTTGCCGCGGTGGCGGCGCTGCTGCATCTGCTCGCCCACGGTGCGTTCAAGAGCCTCGGGTTCCTGGCCGCCGGCTCGGTACTGGTCGCCACCGGCTTGCGCGACCTGGATCGGCTCGGCGGGCTGGTCCGCCGAATGCCGGGCACCACAGCGCTGTTCGGAGTGGCCGCGCTCGGCGCCGCCGGCCTGCCGCTGGGCGCGGGTTTCGTCAGCGAATGGCTGCTGATCCAGTCGCTGATGCACGCCCGAGCCGACCACGACCTCACGATCACCCTGGTGACCCCGCTGGCGGTGGGTGCGATCGCACTGACCGCCGGCTTGGGGGTGGCCGCCATGGTCAAAGCGTTCGGAATCGGGTTCCTGGCGCGCCCACGCTCGGACGCCGCGGCGGAGGCCCGGGAAGCGCCCACCACGATGCTCGCCGGGATGACGCTGGCCGCACTCGCCTGTGTGGTGCTGGCCGTCGCACCGGGGACCGTGGGCCCGCTGTTGCACCGGGCGCTCGAGACGCTGCCGGTGTCGGGAGCAGCCCCGGCGCTCGGAACCTACCTGCGCATTCCCGGGCTGGACGCGTCCATGTCCCCGGGCCTACTGGCCGTCGTTCTGGCGGCCGCCGTCGTGGTGGTCCTGATCGGTTCACGCTGGCGGGCGCGTGCGCGCCCGAGCACCGCCACGGTGCCGCTGTGGGCCTGCGGCGCAGACGAACTGAGCGCACGCATGCAATACACCGCGACGTCGTTCGCCCAACCGCTGCAGCAGGTTTTCGACGATGTGCTGCACACCGACGCCGCCGTCGAGGTGACTCGGCAGGCTCCGTCGAGCTATTACGTGGACCGGATCGCCTACCGGGCGCGGGTGGCCGACGTCGTCGAAGACCGTTGGTATGCCCCGCTGCTTCAGGGCGTGGCCGCCGCCGCGCAACTGGTGCGCCGCGCCCACACCGGCAGCGTGCACCTCTACCTGGCCTACGGCGCGGTGGGAGTGCTGATCGCCATGTTGGTGGCGCGATGA
- a CDS encoding respiratory chain complex I subunit 1 family protein has product MAYLAGFVQVAGVIAGAPLVIGLTRQVRARAEGRTGAGIWQPWRDIRKLLGKQNLKPLGTTWVFAAAPAALAATTLVIVATAPLVATGSPLDPIADLITVVGLLFLGTVALTLAGIDTATAFGGMGASREITIAALVEPTILVAVFGLSIPANSANLGAIVGYTSEHPGQVISLASALAFVALVIVIVAETGRLPVDNPSTHLELTMVHEAMVLEYAGPKLAMVEWASGMRLTVLLALLANLFFPWGIAGADPSALDVIVGAGAIALKVAVLAAVMAAVEVFLAKLRLFRVPELLAGSFVLALLAVTAANFFTGAGG; this is encoded by the coding sequence ATGGCTTACCTAGCGGGCTTCGTGCAGGTCGCCGGTGTCATCGCCGGCGCCCCACTGGTCATCGGCCTGACGCGTCAGGTCCGGGCCCGCGCCGAGGGCCGCACCGGTGCCGGGATCTGGCAACCATGGCGTGATATCCGCAAACTGCTGGGCAAGCAGAACCTCAAGCCGCTCGGCACCACCTGGGTGTTCGCCGCGGCACCGGCCGCCCTGGCCGCCACCACGCTGGTCATCGTCGCCACCGCTCCCCTGGTGGCGACCGGCTCGCCGCTGGACCCGATCGCCGACCTGATCACGGTCGTGGGCCTGCTGTTCCTGGGCACGGTGGCCCTGACCTTGGCCGGCATCGACACCGCGACGGCCTTCGGTGGCATGGGCGCCAGCCGCGAGATCACCATCGCGGCGCTGGTGGAACCGACCATCCTGGTTGCCGTATTCGGGCTGTCGATCCCGGCGAACTCGGCCAACCTGGGGGCCATCGTCGGCTACACCAGCGAGCATCCCGGTCAGGTGATCTCACTGGCGAGCGCGCTGGCATTCGTCGCGCTGGTCATCGTGATCGTCGCCGAGACCGGCCGACTACCGGTGGACAACCCGTCCACCCATCTGGAGCTGACCATGGTGCACGAGGCCATGGTGCTCGAATATGCCGGCCCCAAGCTGGCCATGGTCGAGTGGGCCAGCGGCATGCGGCTGACCGTGCTGCTGGCGCTGCTGGCCAATCTGTTCTTTCCCTGGGGCATCGCGGGCGCGGACCCCAGTGCGCTCGACGTGATCGTCGGCGCCGGCGCGATCGCGCTCAAAGTGGCCGTGCTGGCCGCAGTCATGGCCGCCGTGGAGGTATTCCTCGCCAAGCTGCGACTGTTTCGGGTGCCCGAATTACTCGCCGGGTCCTTCGTGCTGGCGTTGCTGGCCGTGACGGCGGCGAACTTCTTCACAGGAGCGGGTGGGTGA
- a CDS encoding proton-conducting transporter transmembrane domain-containing protein encodes MTLLILLPLLAPVLAALCSVALGWRRLSAGLTVVSAWVILGCGVALGFQVGDHAHLALNGLLRADALSVTMLIVIGVVGSLATWASIGYIDAELARGHTDERGARLYGILTPAFLAAMALAVSANNIGVVWIAVEATTVVTAFLVGHHRSRSALEATWKYVMVCSVGITIAFLGTVLLHFAALHAGASGEDALDLDVLAAHAGGLDPAVARLAGALLLIGYGAKMGLAPFHTWLADAHSQAPAPVSALMSGVLLSVAFSVLIRIKPIIDAAVGPAFLRTALLAAGLVTLLIAALLLTVTTDLKRMLAYSSMETMGLIAVAAAAGTRLAIAALLLHVLAHGVGKTVLFLAGGQLQAAHGTTAIGEITAVLGRSRLIGGAFAAGMVVLLGLPPFAMFASEVAIAMSLADARLAWALGLALVALVVAFAALLRNTGRMLLGTPDTGSPAIRVPVTVAGALVAGVLASLALGVTAGPLSDLFAVAASQLGVR; translated from the coding sequence ATGACACTTCTGATCCTGCTTCCGCTGCTGGCACCGGTGTTGGCAGCGCTGTGCTCGGTGGCGCTCGGCTGGCGCCGGCTCAGTGCCGGCCTCACGGTGGTGTCGGCGTGGGTGATCCTCGGATGCGGTGTCGCCCTGGGTTTTCAGGTCGGCGACCACGCGCATCTGGCATTGAACGGCCTGCTGCGTGCCGATGCCCTGTCGGTGACCATGCTGATCGTCATCGGGGTCGTCGGCAGCCTGGCCACCTGGGCGAGCATCGGTTACATCGACGCCGAACTGGCTCGCGGGCACACCGACGAGCGCGGTGCGCGGTTGTACGGCATCCTGACTCCGGCGTTCTTGGCGGCGATGGCTCTGGCGGTGTCGGCCAACAACATCGGCGTGGTGTGGATCGCGGTGGAGGCCACCACAGTGGTCACTGCGTTTCTGGTCGGGCACCACCGCAGCCGGTCCGCCCTGGAGGCCACCTGGAAGTACGTCATGGTGTGTTCGGTGGGCATCACGATCGCGTTCCTGGGCACCGTGTTGCTGCACTTCGCCGCGCTGCATGCCGGGGCGAGCGGTGAGGACGCGTTGGACCTCGACGTGCTTGCCGCCCACGCCGGTGGACTCGACCCGGCGGTGGCCCGGTTGGCGGGCGCACTGCTGCTGATCGGCTACGGAGCCAAGATGGGCCTGGCGCCGTTTCACACCTGGCTCGCCGATGCGCACAGCCAGGCCCCGGCGCCGGTTTCGGCGTTGATGAGCGGGGTGCTGCTCTCCGTCGCATTCTCGGTGCTGATCCGGATCAAGCCGATCATCGATGCCGCGGTGGGCCCGGCCTTTCTGCGGACCGCACTGTTGGCCGCCGGCTTGGTGACGCTGCTGATCGCGGCGCTGCTGCTCACCGTCACGACCGATCTCAAACGGATGCTGGCCTATTCATCGATGGAGACGATGGGGTTGATCGCGGTTGCCGCGGCCGCCGGCACCCGGCTGGCGATCGCCGCCCTGCTGCTGCATGTGCTGGCTCACGGTGTCGGTAAGACGGTGTTGTTCCTGGCCGGCGGGCAGTTGCAGGCCGCCCACGGTACGACCGCCATCGGCGAGATCACCGCGGTGCTCGGCAGGTCGCGGCTGATCGGTGGCGCGTTCGCGGCCGGAATGGTGGTCCTGCTCGGATTGCCGCCGTTCGCGATGTTCGCCAGCGAGGTCGCGATCGCGATGTCGCTGGCCGACGCCCGGCTGGCATGGGCGCTCGGCCTGGCACTGGTGGCGCTGGTGGTGGCGTTCGCCGCGCTGCTGCGCAACACCGGCCGGATGCTGCTGGGCACCCCGGACACCGGCAGTCCGGCGATCCGGGTTCCGGTGACGGTTGCGGGCGCCCTGGTGGCCGGGGTGCTGGCCTCGCTCGCCCTGGGAGTCACCGCGGGCCCGCTGTCCGACTTGTTCGCAGTCGCCGCAAGCCAACTCGGAGTCCGCTGA
- a CDS encoding NADH-quinone oxidoreductase subunit C, with amino-acid sequence MNPITREQPVTAGQLVGAATALFADGFRLALMAAHDDGDTLRVVYLFLAGRPDRRTELTLTVAADNPEIPSLARLSFQAGRFEREMLDLYGITPVDHPQPRRLVRHAHWPQGWHPMRNDAEPPGEFVATDHFPFLTVDGAGVYEIPVGPVHAGLIEPGHFRFSVVGESVLRLKARLWFVHRGIERLFQGRAAVGAVDLAERISGDTSAGHALAHSLAVEDALDVELPDPVHRLRALLVELERLYNHAADLGALANDVGFGLANAHAQRVRELALRINAQVTGHRLLRGAVRPGGVVLQELPSPDRLQDLADDVAEIAELTLGNSVIYDRFAGTSVLHRDDAVAMGTLGYVARASGIVTDARLDHPTTELPVTEATASAGDVLARYTIRRDEFAASVALCRNLIDNHVGPIEVRQPVPAATGPRRGVGIVEGWRGTIVHRVEIGADGVVTRAKIVDPSWFNWPALPVSMADTIVPDFPLTNKSFNLSYAGNDL; translated from the coding sequence ATGAATCCGATCACCCGCGAACAGCCGGTCACCGCTGGTCAACTCGTCGGCGCGGCCACCGCCCTGTTCGCCGACGGGTTCCGGCTCGCCCTGATGGCCGCCCACGACGACGGCGACACCCTGCGGGTGGTGTACCTGTTCCTGGCCGGCCGCCCGGACCGCCGTACCGAGCTCACCCTGACCGTTGCGGCGGACAACCCGGAGATCCCTTCGCTGGCCCGGTTGTCTTTTCAGGCCGGCCGATTCGAGCGCGAGATGCTCGATCTGTACGGGATCACCCCGGTCGATCATCCGCAACCTCGCCGCCTGGTGCGACACGCGCATTGGCCGCAGGGTTGGCATCCGATGCGCAACGACGCCGAGCCGCCTGGAGAATTCGTTGCTACGGACCACTTTCCCTTCCTGACCGTGGACGGCGCCGGGGTCTACGAGATCCCGGTCGGCCCGGTACACGCCGGCCTGATCGAGCCGGGCCACTTCCGGTTCTCGGTCGTCGGCGAGTCGGTGTTACGACTCAAGGCGCGACTGTGGTTCGTGCACCGCGGAATCGAGCGGCTCTTTCAGGGCCGCGCCGCGGTCGGGGCGGTCGACCTGGCCGAACGAATCAGCGGTGACACCTCCGCCGGCCACGCGCTCGCGCACAGCCTGGCCGTCGAAGACGCCCTCGATGTCGAGCTGCCCGATCCGGTGCACCGGCTGCGCGCTCTGCTCGTCGAGCTCGAGCGGCTCTACAACCACGCCGCCGACCTGGGCGCCCTGGCCAACGATGTGGGCTTCGGCCTGGCCAACGCACACGCCCAGCGCGTCCGCGAACTTGCGCTGCGGATCAACGCGCAGGTGACCGGACACCGGCTGTTGCGCGGGGCGGTCAGGCCCGGAGGCGTTGTGCTGCAAGAGCTTCCCTCCCCGGACCGGCTGCAGGACCTGGCTGATGACGTCGCCGAGATCGCCGAGCTGACGTTGGGTAACTCGGTGATCTACGACCGGTTCGCCGGCACCTCGGTATTGCACCGCGACGACGCCGTGGCGATGGGCACCCTGGGTTATGTGGCCCGGGCCAGCGGGATTGTCACCGACGCTCGCCTCGACCACCCGACCACCGAGCTGCCGGTCACCGAGGCGACGGCGAGCGCCGGCGATGTGCTCGCCCGCTACACCATTCGCCGCGATGAGTTCGCGGCGTCAGTCGCCCTGTGCCGCAACCTGATCGACAATCACGTTGGCCCGATCGAAGTCCGGCAGCCGGTTCCGGCAGCGACCGGACCTCGCCGCGGGGTCGGCATCGTCGAGGGCTGGCGTGGCACCATCGTGCACCGGGTGGAGATCGGGGCCGACGGCGTCGTCACCCGCGCCAAGATCGTCGACCCGTCCTGGTTCAACTGGCCCGCACTGCCGGTGTCGATGGCCGACACCATCGTCCCGGACTTCCCGCTGACCAATAAGAGCTTCAACCTGTCCTACGCGGGAAACGATCTATAG
- a CDS encoding MarR family winged helix-turn-helix transcriptional regulator encodes MDDVDGAPLGYLLYRVSSALRPQVTAVLGPLGLTLPEFVCMRALLLRPGLSSAELARHTGVTPQAMNTVLHRLENRGAVSRPESVPSGRALPANLTEAGRNLLKQAEDAVRVADSRVLAALSAAEQHRLRQMLERIGAE; translated from the coding sequence ATGGATGACGTGGACGGTGCTCCGCTGGGCTATCTGCTGTACCGGGTCAGCTCGGCGCTGCGCCCGCAGGTGACCGCGGTACTCGGACCGCTGGGGCTGACCTTGCCCGAATTCGTCTGCATGCGGGCATTGTTGCTGCGTCCCGGACTCTCCAGCGCCGAGCTGGCCCGCCACACCGGCGTCACCCCGCAGGCCATGAACACCGTGCTGCACCGGCTGGAGAACCGCGGCGCGGTGAGCCGCCCGGAGTCGGTGCCGTCCGGGCGCGCACTGCCGGCGAACTTGACCGAGGCCGGTCGGAATCTGCTGAAACAGGCCGAGGACGCCGTGCGCGTCGCCGACAGTCGTGTGCTGGCTGCGCTGAGCGCGGCCGAGCAGCACCGGCTGCGGCAGATGTTGGAGCGAATCGGCGCGGAGTGA
- a CDS encoding amidase, with product MQHVHAFGDDALGDSDTVGLVERLRSGEVSPAELVDAAIARTEAVNPQLNGLAYRAFDRARDAARHGAPAGRAGYFQGVPTFIKDNVDVAGMPTMQGTDAWQPHPAAADGDFAKLYLNTGLIALGKTQLSEFGFSASAEHPRIGAVRNPWNTDYTAAASSSGSAAFVAAGVVPIAHANDGGGSIRIPAACNGLVGLKPSRGRLPLDKDLRAMPVRIVFNGVVTRSVRDTAAFYAEAERIWRNTKLPPIGDVRAPSAQRLRVGVITRSIARETSAEMRELTLKTAALLEELGHRVEYLDRPPVPAYVIDDFLLYWAFLATALVKGGRRMFGPTFDRTRLDNLTLGLDRHATRHLYRLPLAVARLAAVRRRHTSRLYGDYDVVLTPTLAHETPRVGHLDPTASYEQVIDRLMDWVAFTPLQNATGEPAISLPLAESAAGLPVGMMFSAPLGQDARLLELAYELEAAKPWPTIAARA from the coding sequence ATGCAACATGTGCACGCCTTCGGCGACGACGCGCTCGGTGACTCGGACACGGTCGGCCTGGTCGAACGACTCCGATCGGGCGAGGTGTCGCCCGCCGAGCTGGTCGACGCTGCGATCGCGCGCACCGAAGCGGTCAATCCGCAGCTGAACGGCCTGGCCTATCGGGCGTTCGACCGGGCCCGGGATGCCGCCCGGCACGGTGCACCTGCCGGCCGCGCCGGGTACTTCCAGGGCGTCCCGACGTTCATCAAGGACAACGTCGACGTCGCCGGGATGCCGACCATGCAGGGCACCGACGCCTGGCAACCGCACCCAGCCGCGGCCGACGGCGACTTCGCCAAGCTCTACCTGAACACCGGGCTGATCGCGCTGGGCAAGACCCAGTTGAGCGAGTTCGGATTCAGTGCATCGGCCGAGCATCCGCGGATCGGCGCCGTACGCAACCCGTGGAACACCGACTACACCGCGGCGGCGTCGTCGTCGGGATCGGCGGCATTCGTTGCCGCCGGGGTGGTGCCGATCGCGCATGCCAACGACGGCGGCGGGTCCATCCGCATTCCCGCGGCCTGCAACGGACTGGTCGGGCTCAAGCCGTCGCGGGGCCGGCTGCCGCTGGACAAGGACCTGCGTGCCATGCCGGTGCGGATCGTCTTCAACGGTGTGGTGACCCGTTCGGTACGTGACACCGCCGCCTTTTACGCAGAAGCGGAACGGATTTGGCGCAACACCAAGCTGCCGCCGATCGGTGATGTCCGGGCACCGAGCGCCCAGCGGCTGCGGGTGGGGGTGATCACTCGGTCGATCGCGCGCGAGACGTCGGCGGAGATGCGCGAGCTGACCTTGAAGACCGCGGCGCTGCTCGAGGAACTGGGTCACCGCGTCGAGTATCTCGACCGGCCACCCGTACCGGCGTACGTCATCGACGACTTCCTGCTCTACTGGGCGTTTTTGGCGACCGCATTGGTCAAGGGCGGGCGGCGGATGTTCGGCCCCACCTTCGACCGCACCCGGTTGGACAACCTGACACTGGGGCTGGATCGCCACGCCACCCGCCACCTCTACCGGCTGCCGCTGGCGGTTGCCCGGCTGGCGGCCGTGCGCCGGCGGCACACCTCACGGCTGTACGGCGACTACGACGTCGTGCTCACTCCGACGCTCGCCCACGAGACCCCGCGGGTGGGCCACCTGGACCCCACGGCCAGCTATGAGCAGGTCATCGACCGGCTGATGGACTGGGTGGCGTTCACGCCGCTGCAGAACGCCACCGGTGAACCGGCGATCTCGCTGCCGCTGGCCGAGTCCGCGGCCGGGTTGCCGGTCGGCATGATGTTCAGCGCCCCTCTCGGGCAGGACGCCCGGCTGTTGGAGCTGGCCTACGAACTGGAGGCCGCGAAGCCCTGGCCGACGATCGCCGCCCGGGCCTGA
- the tsf gene encoding translation elongation factor Ts encodes MANYTAADVKRLRELTGSGMMDCKNALAESDGDFDKAVEVLRIKGAKDVGKRAERATAEGLVAAKDGALIELNSETDFVAKNDEFKSLADEVVTAAAAAKTSDVEELKSAKIGDRTVGEAIEALSAKIGEKLELRRVAYFDGTVETYLHKRASDLPPAVGVLVEYSGSDKNAAHAVALQIAALKAKYLTRDDVPADLVANERRIAEETAKEEGKPEAALPKIVEGRVTGFFKDVVLLEQSSVSDSKKSVKALLDEAGVTVTRFVRFEVGQA; translated from the coding sequence GTGGCGAACTACACCGCTGCCGACGTTAAGCGGCTTCGGGAACTCACCGGCTCAGGCATGATGGACTGCAAGAACGCGCTGGCCGAGAGTGACGGCGACTTCGACAAAGCCGTCGAGGTGCTGCGCATCAAGGGCGCCAAGGACGTCGGCAAGCGCGCCGAGCGTGCCACCGCCGAAGGTCTGGTCGCCGCCAAGGACGGCGCCCTGATTGAGCTGAACTCCGAAACCGACTTCGTCGCCAAGAACGACGAGTTCAAGTCGCTCGCCGACGAGGTCGTCACCGCCGCCGCGGCGGCCAAGACCTCCGATGTCGAGGAGCTCAAGAGCGCCAAGATCGGTGACCGCACCGTCGGTGAGGCCATCGAGGCGCTGTCGGCCAAGATCGGCGAGAAGCTCGAACTGCGCCGCGTCGCCTACTTCGACGGCACCGTGGAGACCTACCTGCACAAGCGGGCCTCCGACCTGCCGCCGGCCGTGGGCGTGCTGGTGGAGTACTCCGGCTCGGACAAAAACGCGGCCCACGCGGTCGCGCTGCAGATCGCCGCGCTCAAGGCCAAGTACCTGACCCGCGACGACGTTCCCGCCGACCTGGTGGCCAACGAGCGCCGCATCGCCGAAGAGACGGCCAAGGAGGAGGGCAAGCCCGAGGCTGCCCTGCCCAAGATCGTCGAAGGCCGGGTCACCGGCTTCTTCAAGGACGTCGTGCTGCTGGAGCAGTCGTCGGTGTCGGACTCGAAGAAGAGCGTCAAGGCGCTGCTCGACGAGGCCGGCGTGACCGTGACCCGCTTCGTGCGGTTCGAGGTCGGCCAGGCCTAG
- the rpsB gene encoding 30S ribosomal protein S2: MAVVTMKQLLDSGAHFGHQTRRWNPKMKRFIFTDRNGIYIIDLQQTLTFIDKAYEFVKETVAHGGSIMFVGTKKQAQESVAAEATRVGMPYVNQRWLGGMLTNFSTVHKRLQRLKELEAMEQTGGFEGRTKKEILMLTREKNKLERSLGGIRDMAKVPSAVWVVDTNKEHIAVGEARKLGIPVIAILDTNCDPDLVDYPIPGNDDAIRSAALLTKVIASAVAEGLQARAGQGNGEGKAAAEAVEPLAEWEQELLAGATTSAPDAEAGAETTTDAS, translated from the coding sequence ATGGCCGTAGTGACCATGAAGCAGCTGCTCGACAGCGGCGCCCACTTCGGGCATCAGACCCGTCGTTGGAATCCCAAGATGAAGCGGTTCATCTTCACCGACCGCAACGGCATCTACATCATCGACTTGCAGCAGACGCTGACGTTCATCGACAAGGCGTACGAGTTCGTCAAGGAGACCGTCGCGCACGGCGGGTCCATCATGTTCGTCGGCACCAAGAAGCAGGCCCAGGAATCGGTCGCGGCCGAGGCCACCCGGGTCGGAATGCCGTACGTCAACCAGCGCTGGCTGGGCGGCATGCTCACCAACTTCTCCACCGTGCACAAGCGCCTGCAGCGCCTCAAGGAACTCGAGGCCATGGAGCAGACCGGCGGCTTCGAGGGACGCACCAAGAAGGAAATCTTGATGCTGACCCGTGAGAAGAACAAGCTGGAGCGCAGCCTCGGCGGTATCCGCGACATGGCCAAGGTGCCGTCGGCCGTCTGGGTCGTCGACACCAACAAGGAGCACATCGCCGTCGGCGAGGCCCGCAAGCTGGGCATCCCGGTCATCGCGATCCTGGACACCAACTGCGACCCCGACCTGGTCGACTACCCGATCCCGGGCAATGACGACGCGATCCGCTCGGCGGCTCTGCTGACCAAGGTCATCGCCTCCGCGGTGGCCGAGGGGCTGCAGGCCCGGGCAGGTCAGGGCAACGGCGAGGGCAAGGCTGCGGCCGAAGCGGTTGAGCCGCTGGCCGAGTGGGAGCAGGAGCTGCTGGCGGGCGCCACCACGTCTGCACCCGACGCCGAAGCCGGCGCCGAAACCACCACCGACGCATCGTAG
- a CDS encoding alpha/beta fold hydrolase yields the protein MTARSSVELASGRVSYLDFRPDNPAFSAAGTVVLLHGGGVDNASLSWDEIGPRLAAEGYRVIAPDHPGFGQSPPPPWRLTQERLVGYVGEFVDALALDRYVVGGLSLGGGMALGHALRRPEQTSGVMLLGSYGLMSRVSDGPLAGVRQGLTWAMLRSGALALVGRLTARSPAVLAWSVKTALIRDPARRTPELMAEVTAAVQQDSGVFEQWQRDEVSWNRLKTDYTPRLSALRCPVLIIHGDKDTGVPVARARAAARLIPGARLVVLPGAGHWVQRDRPAETLAAMTEFLARTG from the coding sequence ATGACGGCGCGATCAAGTGTCGAACTGGCGTCGGGACGGGTCTCCTACCTCGATTTTCGTCCCGACAATCCAGCTTTCTCAGCGGCCGGCACCGTGGTGCTGCTGCACGGCGGCGGCGTGGACAACGCGTCGCTGTCCTGGGACGAGATCGGTCCCCGGTTGGCGGCGGAGGGCTACCGCGTCATCGCCCCAGATCACCCCGGCTTCGGCCAGAGCCCGCCGCCGCCGTGGCGGTTAACCCAGGAACGGCTGGTCGGCTACGTCGGGGAGTTCGTCGACGCGCTGGCCCTCGACCGCTATGTCGTCGGCGGGCTGTCGCTCGGGGGCGGAATGGCCCTCGGCCATGCTTTGCGGCGGCCCGAGCAGACATCCGGGGTGATGCTGCTGGGCAGTTACGGGCTGATGTCGCGAGTCTCCGACGGGCCGCTGGCCGGTGTGCGACAGGGCTTGACGTGGGCGATGCTTCGCAGTGGAGCGCTCGCGCTCGTGGGCCGCCTTACGGCCCGCAGCCCGGCGGTGTTGGCGTGGAGCGTCAAGACCGCGCTGATTCGCGACCCCGCTCGACGCACCCCCGAACTGATGGCTGAGGTGACGGCGGCGGTGCAGCAGGACTCCGGCGTCTTCGAACAATGGCAGCGCGATGAGGTCAGCTGGAACCGGCTCAAGACCGATTACACCCCGAGACTGTCGGCACTGCGGTGCCCGGTGCTGATTATTCACGGCGACAAGGACACTGGTGTTCCGGTGGCACGCGCCCGCGCCGCAGCCCGACTCATCCCGGGTGCCCGGCTCGTGGTCCTTCCAGGTGCCGGCCACTGGGTGCAGCGGGACCGTCCGGCCGAAACGCTGGCCGCTATGACGGAGTTTCTGGCTCGGACCGGCTGA